One genomic window of Lytechinus variegatus isolate NC3 chromosome 1, Lvar_3.0, whole genome shotgun sequence includes the following:
- the LOC121406504 gene encoding uncharacterized protein LOC121406504 — protein MSAITKWTRLIETSLQLLGIFYPRPITIKKKCDQCVMWEVRGGGLDDYDDDDASRNSHDDGRVPNVFDEDFVSPFEIHGCNGSPLPTRVHGRGRERASSQCTNDQEIGGRAQRSSRSVECEVCKSLAWDGDARPLPTSETGHGPRHRYIGSLISFFTMTILTAATLYLAWINITKYFGKKDQIMHLTSYFSFLGIIGSVPLICFYSHLVNLFNGNRCPSPSTNEFKPQLRSWPTILHQDFVMRRLQYLSNASTRSRGRSPDGTWFIVAGGVWIMIDAAFKIALGSLVEHRHGLWEFQSTLVSFLFLVFVAFCAFLFLMRRSFENEMEVDLAFIVKHKKRLDFCRGRLSETYRDFQIFNYVIHYWMLFTVNLATLGLAVHLSWNYQALHNAQTTQESITINVMNAHIFSEKIVVFILPLLALRGINLAHLWRHFRRALSSLRQSEYDLCIDGMIRHLEDLKCFGDCCGGAGNFNTLLTLAIWYYGMKIGSQDWKYYDFLGTSEIGLNTPNP, from the exons ATGAGTGCAATAACGAAATGGACCCGTTTGATCGAGACCAGCCTCCAGTTGTTGGGTATTTTTTACCCCCGCCCCATTACAATTAAGAAGAAATGCGACCAATGCGTGATGTGGGAAGTTCGAGGAGGTGGGCTGGACGATTACGATGACGACGACGCAAGCAGGAATTCGCACGATGACGGTAGAGTACCCAACGTTTTCGACGAAGATTTTGTCTCACCTTTCGAAATCCATGGTTGCAACGGCTCGCCTTTGCCTACTCGAGTCCATGGTCGCGGTCGAGAACGAGCGAGTTCTCAGTGTACCAATGACCAAGAAATCGGAGGCAGAGCGCAACGATCATCACGCTCTGTGGAATGTGAAGTTTGTAAGAGTTTGGCTTGGGACGGCGATGCCAGGCCTCTTCCGACAAGTGAAACAG GTCATGGTCCCAGGCACCGTTACATTGGAAGTCTCATCTCATTTTTTACCATGACAATCCTAACGGCGGCCACTTTATATCTTGCTTGGATCAATATTACGAAGTATTTCGGCAAGAAAGACCAGATCATGCACCTGACGTCGTATTTCTCATTCCTTGGTATTATAGGATCCGTTCCCCTCATTTGCTTCTATTCGCACCTTGTAAATCTTTTCAATG GTAATCGGTGTCCTTCCCCATCCACGAATGAGTTCAAGCCCCAACTACGGAGTTGGCCAACGATCCTCCATCAGGACTTCGTCATGCGCAGACTCCAGTATCTGTCCAATGCATCCACACGAAGTCGTGGTCGATCACCAGACGGCACCTGGTTCATTGTTGCTGGCGGTGTATGGATCATGATCGATGCCGCCTTCAAGATCGCACTCGGTTCCCTCGTCGAACACCGTCATGGACTCTGGGAATTCCAATCGACGCTCGTGTCTTTCTTATTCCTCGTTTTTGTCGCTTTCTGTGCCTTTCTGTTCCTCATGAGGAGATCATTTGAAAACGAAATGGAGGTCGACCTCGCTTTTATCgtcaaacataagaaaag GTTGGATTTTTGCCGAGGGCGTCTATCCGAAACCTATCGCGACTTCCAAATCTTCAACTACGTCATTCATTACTGGATGTTGTTCACGGTCAACCTCGCAACTCTCGGGCTCGCTGTACACCTGAGCTGGAATTACCAAGCCTTGCACAACGCCCAAACAACACAAGAATCCATCACAATCAATGTGATGAATGCACACATATTTTCGGAGAAGATCGTGGTTTTTATCCTTCCTCTGCTGGCACTTCGAGGCATTAACCTCGCTCATCTCTGGCGCCATTTTCGACGCGCCTTGTCGTCGCTGCGCCAGTCAgaatatgatttatgcatagATGGCATGATACGACATTTGGAAGATTTAAAGTGCTTTGGGGATTGCTGCGGGGGCGCGGGCAATTTCAATACCCTCCTAACATTGGCTATTTGGTATTATGGCATGAAGATTGGATCACAAGACTGGAAATATTATGATTTCCTCGGCACGTCTGAAATCGGCTTAAATACGCCAAATCCCTAA